DNA from Algisphaera agarilytica:
TGATCAGGTCTTCGCGGAGCGTGCAGCAGATGCAGCCGTTGGTCATCTCCACCATCGTCTCGTCGGTGCGCGACAGCGCCGCCCCGCCGTCGCGGACGAGGTTGGCGTCGATGTTGACCTCGGACATGTCGTTGACAATGACCGCGACCCGCATCCCCTCGCGGTTGCTCAGGACGTGGTTTAGCATCGTGGTCTTGCCCGCACCGAGGTAGCCCGAGAGCACGGTGACGGGGAGTTTCTTGGTGGGTTGACTCGAGCGTCCAAACATGGGCTGACCTATCTTTGTCTTTGAGAACATCAGGTTGAGCAAAACCGTGGCGACGGATTGCCTTGGCTCGTGCAGCGCTGATCTCCGGCAACCCGAGGCGGGAGGGTGAGGCCGAGCGCAAGGGCGCTTAATGATATTTAATTATCAATAAATATCAAACCGCGTTGATGGTGAATCTCCCAAATCGTGCAGTTTTCCCATGTTGACTACTGGAAGTTCATAAACCGGCTGAGTTCAGGGATGTTCCTTAGGGCGTTTATGGCGGGCCGTGATACTTTGAGGGTGGACAAGGATTTTCACAGCATGTGTACGGAGGTCGCCATGAAGGTTTTAAACCGTCGTTGGTGTTTACTGGGGTTGGTGGTTGGTTTATTGATGCATTTTGGGGTGGCCACCAGTTCGGGGGTGACCATCGATCTGGTTTATGAATTCGACGGCAACAGCCCGGGGGGTACGACCAGCTTTGGCACGGTCATGCTCGTCCAGAACGGCGGGCTGGTGGACGTCACCATCACGGCCAACACCGCCAATCTTTCCGGCGGCGATATCCACGAGTTCTATTTCAACCTGCCCGACACCATCAACGCCAACGACCTGGTGTTGAGCAACTCCGGCGGCACCAGCGATCGCCCCATCGGCACCTTCACCCTGCTCGGCCCGAACCCCTCGATCGCTGGCGGCGGAGGCGCGTCCTTCGACACCGGTGTCAGCTTCGGCAACGGCGGCGGGCCGCCCGGCAACGGCATCCTGACCGCCGCGACGTTCTCGCTCACGGTCGCCGGTGGCTTGTTGGTTGGCGATCTGGTGCCGGAGCTATCGACACCCAACAACACCCCGCCGGTACATCTAGCGGTCCACTTCCAGGACACCGACATCTTCGGGGCCGACTCGGAAACCGTCGGCGGCATGGTCCCCGAGCCGAGCAGCGTGGCGTTGCTGGCTTTGGGGCTTGGTGGATTGGCCGTTCGATCGCACCGAGACCGTACGGCGGGGTGAGCCTGCGTAACTGAATTTACCCGTCGGCCAGCTCCAGCCGGGTCAGGTCCATCAGGTGTTGATGGGTACCGACGACGGCGGGGGTGGCGGCGTTTTTCTCGGTGATCTTCGGGGGGGTCCGCTGGGTGTAGTTGCCCTCGGCGTCCATGTCCCAGGTCTGGCGGTGGTCGGCGAGCATCGTGTCGACGATCGTCTTGAGCTTGGCCTGCAGCGCCGGGTCGTACACCGGGGTGATGCACTCGACGCGGTTGTTGAGGTTGCGGTACATCCAGTCGGCGCTGCCGATGTAGTACTCGGCGTTGCCGCCGCGGCCGGTCTCTTCGCTGCCGGAGGTCTTGGCGGTGACCTGGGTCGGGTCGTAGGACGTGACGCCCTGGCCGTTGCGGTAGTGGTAGATGCGCGAATGTTCGAGGAACCGGCCGATGACGGACTGGACGGTGATGTTTTCCGAGAGGCCGGGCACGCCGGGGCGGAGGGTGCAGAAGCCGCGGACGATGAGCTGGATCTTGACCCCGGCGTTGGACGCTTCGTAGAGCTTGCGGCACATCCGGCGGTCTTCGAGGCTGTTCATCTTCGCGACGATCAGCGGGCGGTCGTCTTCGTGGCTGCCGGCTTGTTTCCAGGCCTGGGCGTGGGCGATCTCGCGGTCGATCATCTCGACGAAGCGTTTGCGCATGTTCGTCGGGGCGATGAGCAGGTGGTTGAAGTCGCGCTTGAGCGATCGGCCGGTGAGCAGGTGGAACACCTCGACCAAGTCGCCGGTGATGCGGGGGTCGCAGGTGAACAGGCCAAGGTCGGTGTAGAGGTTGGCGGTCTTGGAGTTGTAGTTGCCGGTGCCGATGTGGGCGTAGGTGCGCAGGCCGTCTTTTTCTTTGCGGACGACCAGCGAGGTCTTGGTGTGGGTCTTGTAGCCCACGACGCCGTACACCACGTGGATGCCCGCCTTCTCGAGGCGCTGGGCGAGTTGGACGTTGCGCTCTTCGTCGAAGCGGGCCTTGAGCTCGACCAGCACGACGACCTGCTTGCCGGCCTCGGCGGCCTTGATGAGGTCGGGGATGAACGGCGAGTCCTTCGCGGTGCGGTAGAGCGTCAGCTTGATCGCGATCACGTCCGGGTCGGTCGCGGCGCGGCGGATGAAGCGTTCAACGCTGGCGCTGAACGACTCGTAGGGGTGGTGGACGAGGATGTCGCCGTTGCGGATGACGCTGAAGATGTTCGAGTCGACGTCGGCCAGGCGGGTCGGGACCATCGGGGTCCACGGCTCGTACTTAAGGTCGGGCCGGTTGACGCTGCCGTGGATTTCCCAAAGGTCGTTGAAGTCCAGCTCGGCGGGCATCTGGTAAACGTCGTCCTGCTGCAGCCCCAGCTCCTGCATCAGGAAATGGTTCATCGGGTGGAACGGGGCGTCGTCGGTCTCCAGCCGAACCGCATCGGCAAACCGGCGGTCGCGCAGCTCCTGCTCGATCAGCTCCAGCAGGTCCTCGGCGTCTTCTTCGTCGCGCTCGACGTCGGCGTTACGCGTGATGCGGAACGGCTCGACGTGCTTGATGATCATGCCGTCGAAAAGCTTGTCGAGGTTGTGACGGATGACCTGTTCGGTGCTGATGAACTTGTCCTGGCCGTCGTCGCCGGCGAGCTTCACCCAGCTCGGCAGGACCTGGGGCACCTTGACGCGGGCAAACTGCATACGGCCGGCGTTGTCTTCGAGCTCCGCTTCGCCGTCGACCGACGGGGTCTGGATCGGCGACATCATCGGGTCGTTCTTCTCGACCACCGGGTGCTGAAGCATCACGCCCAGCGACGTCGAGAGGTTCGAGATAAACGGGAACGGGTGCCCGGGGTCGACCGACAGCGGCGTCACCACCGGGAACAGGTTGGTCATGAAGTATTCGTTGGCTTCTTCACGCTCCGCGTCGCTGAGTTCTTCCCAGGCCAGCAGGTGGATGCCCTTGGCTTTCAGCGCCGGCTTGACCACTTCGGTGAAGCACTGGGCCTGAACGTCGAGCATCGGGATCACCAGCTCGCGGATCATCTCGATCTGCTGCTCGGGCGATAGCCCGTCGACGGTACGCGTCATCAGGCCCGCCTCGATCTGGCGTTTCAACCCGCCGACGCGCTTCTGGTAGTACTCGTCGAGGTTGGAGTTGAAGATGGCCAGAAAGCCGACGCGTTCGAGCAGCGGGGTGCGTTCGTCCAGCGCCTCGTGCAACACCCGCCGGTTAAACTCCAGCCAGCTCGATTCGCGGTTGAGGAACTCGCCCTCGGCGGGCGGGGCGTCGATCGGAAGCGTCGCGGCGTGAGCGGGTTTCGTGTCGGGGGTGGACGTGTCGGACATGGCGTGGGCGTGGTGGACAGAATGCGGGCGGGATCGACTCACCGAACAGCACGGCGGGCACAGACATCGCTCTTCGCGGCAAACCAGTGTACCGACGCGACGTGTTAGCAGGGAGTAAGTTTGCTCGGCGTGGGGCTACCGCGTCGCGTCACCGGTGCCGGGGCGAGGCCGGGGGGCTTCGATGAGCAGCTGACCGCCCTTGAGCAAAACGCGATCGAGGATCGGGCCGTTATCCGCCGGGTCGAGTTCGATAATCAGCGCCTCGTGACCCGGTTCCAGGACCACGTTGATCGGGGCTTGGGGGTTCTCGGCATCGAGCCGTGCCTCGACGATCGGCGTGGTGTCGAGCCCGTCGAGGTAAACGCGCAGCTCCACGTCGGCCAAAACCGCACGCTCCCGGGGCAATCCCTCGGGGAGGTTCAGGCGGGCCTGGGTCGAAAACCGCTGGGTGCCTGAGGGCAGGGAAAACTTCACCGTGACCGGGGCGTGCATGCCGAAGCCGCCCTGCTCTTGGCCCGGCACCCAGTCGCTGCCGAACACCGCCCCGCCGGACAACACCTCCTGCGGTTGGCGATACAGGTTGTCCAGCTTCAGACCCGACGCCGAGAACTCGATCGCCATCACTTGGTTCAACGTCAATTCAACCGCCGCATCCATCGGCGACAGGGTCGGGCTCAGCGTGATCAGGTCGCCTTGGATATTTAAGCCTTTAGCACTGAACCGGCTGCCGTCTCTCAGCACCACCGTGTCGCCCTCGTTCGCCGATTCGATCGGGGGATTCGCAAACTGCACCGCAGCGATGTTCGACACCGGGAACCCGATCTCGTTATCGCCGCCGTCGGGGATCAACACCACGCTGTCTTGCGAAACGGTGATGACAAAGCCTGTGATCTGATCGCCGTTGACAAAGTAAACCGTGTCGCTGTCCGGCGGATCCGTTAACACCCGCCCGAGATTGAGGGACGAAGACGAAAGGCGGAGCAGCCGCACATTGTCGAGACCAAAAGCAAACCTTCCGAGTTCGGGGTGCGCCCACTCGATGACTTCGCCGTTGCTGCGGGTGCCGGTCCACTGCCCGGAAAACGATTGGCCGTTGACCAGCCAGATGCGTTGCTGCGAAGCGGCCTCGTGGTACGGGCGCGACAGATGGCCAGGTACAACCGGAATCATCCGAACATACTCGGCGACACTGCCCTGCGTCAGCCAACGGTTGTCGTCGTAATAACTCAGGGTGTCGCCGCTCAGGCCCGACACCTCCACCATCCGGGTCTCCAGGTCGGTCCCGGTAAGCAGCGCTTGAGTCAGACCAAAGGAGACGGTCGGCACCGCGAAAAGCCCCATCAGCATCGCCCCGACGAGCAAACTCGTCCGGGCACAGCGAAATTTCGGATGAAAACAACGGTGGAACAAACCAACTCCTGAGAAAAGTGGAATCGTCCTATCTCTGATATATCGGCAAAAGACGATTCGGGATCTGCAAAATCAGCAGGCTCATGCCGGTGCCGTAGGTCTCGCCGTGGTTGGAAGACCAGGCACCGGAGTTTTGTTGGCGATCGATCAGTTCTTCACGCATCCGCGGGAACCACTCCGACCAGTACCCGCCGCCGGCGAGGAACATGGCCTGGGCCGCGTAGTAGTGGCCGTAGAAATAGTGGCCGCCGCCCTGCGCGCCCAGGCCGCGCGAAGCGCGGACGAGGTATTGCAGGCCGTCGGTGACCGCGTCGTCTTCGTAGATGCCCGCGTATTGCAGGCTCGCCACCCCGGCCGCCGACCGCGGGTACGCCGAGCCGCCGGCCGTGAGCATGTAGCGGAAGCCGCCGTCCGCGGGGTTCTGGCACTGACGCACATACGTGATCGCCCGGTCGATGGTTTCCTTGGGCACGCTCAGCCCGGCGTTGCGCGCCGATCGCAGCGCCATGACCTGCGTGATCGTCACCGAGATATCCGCATCGAACGGCTGCGGGTGGTACCGCCAACCGCCCTCGTGGTTCTGCGTGTCGACGATGAGGCGTACTGCTTTGAGCAGGACCTCGCGGACGCGTGCGTCGCCGGTCATTCCGTAGATCTCGCCGAGGAACAGCGTGGCGTAACCGTGGCCGTACATCGGGCCGTGGGACGTGTCGGCGGCGATGAGCCCGGACTCGGTCGCGCTGGAGAGCACGAAGTTGAGCGCGGCTTCGACGTTAGGCCCGTAGGCCCCGCGGTTGGGCAGGTGGCCGTCGGCCATAAACGCCAGGCCCGCGATGGCGGTGATGCCCACGTGCTTGCCGTAGCGGTCCTGCCCAAAGCTGCCGTCGTTGGCCTGCCTTGTCGCCAGGAACGCCAGGCCTTGGTCGATGGACTTGCGCAGCTCTGGGGTGATCTCGACGAAGTTGATTTCTTCCGTGCCTCGACCCACATCCGCCGACGCGGGCGTCGGAGTGATGAGTGCACAGTGAACAGTGATGAGTAACAGACAGAGCAGCCAACCGCGGATACCGCGTTTTGCCTTGGCACTCATCATTCGTAACTGTTCACTCATCACTCGGAAGCCTCCTCCGCCAGTCGGCGGTAGTAGGCTTCGGTGAGGTTGCGGTACACCGGGCTGTAGGGTTCGTCGAGGCCGTTGGTTAGTTCGTCGCGGAGGCGCGGCGGCAGGGCGCCCCATTCGATGCGGACTTCGTCGATCGCCCCCTGGCCGGGGTCGATCGGGCCGACCTGCCCGGGGGAGAAGCCGCCGGGGTTTTCGCCGTTGGCTTGCTGCTGGGTTTGGCCGGGCTCTTGGCCTTGCGCTTGTCCGGGTTGTTCGCCGGGCTCTTGGCCTTGTTCCTGGCCGGCGTTCTGGGCGCTGCTGTCCTGATTGGACGAGGAGCCAGAACTGCTCGACGAAGAGGACGAGCTGGATTGTTGCTGCTGGGCGGCTTCGATGAGCTGGTCGAGCCGGGCGAGGATGCTTTCCTGCAGACGCTGGGTGTCGAGACCCGGGTCGCGCTCGTCTCCCAAACGATCGGCCACGCGGTCCATGTCCCGCACGGCCTGCTCGAACGCGTCGGCCGCCTCGGTGCCACTCAGTATTTCTTCAACCTCATCGATGGGCGCCGTCTCGGTGGTCGGGGGCGCGGCGTCCTCCGACGAGGCGGGTGCCGCGGGTTCGAGGTCGAGCAGTTCGTCCAGCGTCGGCTGGTCCTGTGCCCCAGCCGGGTTGAAACACGCCAACGCCAGCACCCCGACCAGCACAGACGCCCCCCGACGCACTCGGCGGCGCGTTGGTTGGAGAAGCAAGCTGTGCGTGCGGTTGTTCATGGTGCGGGGGCCCCCGGCTGCTGCTGTTGCTGCATCTGTTGAATAAGACGTTGGCCGAGGCCCGAGAGTTCCCGTTGCTGGCCCGACAGATCGGTGAGCAACTCCGCCTGCTCGTCGGTCGGCTGGGTACGCACGGTGTCGGCCAGAGCCCTGGTCTCATCATAGACCGACTGCTGCACGCCCCGCAGCAGTTTCAGCTCGGCCGCGGGCGGGATCAGCGGTTGAGGCCCGCCACCGCCACCGCCGGAGCTACTGCCGCCCTCGGCAAATTCCTGTGGCCCGCCCGATTGATCGAGCGCCTCGGCCATCGTCTCGAGCAGCAACGCGGTCTGACGCTGCTGTCGCAACACCCGGCTGTCACCCTGCCCACGCGAGAGCTTGCCCGCCGCCTCGCCGCTGGCGGTGTCGATCATCTCGTGGGTCTTCTGGAACACGACGGTCTTGGCGACCTTGTTCCCGAGCTCGGCCGCGGCGTCGCCGATCTCGTTCTGCGATTTCGCCAGGCCACGCAACGCCGCCCGGGTCTTGCGCGACAGGGGGACCTCTTTCAGCAGCTCGGCGGTTTCCGAGTTCAACTCCTTCTGCTGCTGGGCGAGTTCCAGGTATTTCTGACGCAGCTCATCGCGTTCCTGCTGGGTCTGGTCCTGCTCGTTCTCGGCCTGCTTTTCCTGCACCTTGGCCAGGGCTTCTTCCAGCCGTTCGAGCGCGACGCGTTGCCCGGCCTGGGCGTCTTCGCGCCCACCACCACGCAATCCCGTCAACGCCGCGGCCTGGGCTTCCACCGCCTTAGCAACGATCGGCGCGATCTCGGCGGTTTCCTGGTCGGCTTCCGCTTCGGTCTGCACCGCGATCGTCCGCACCCACAGATTCGATTGATCCGGGGCGAGGTTGGCCAGTTCTTCCACGGACGCATCGGCGGGGGTCGCCTCCAGCGCCACGTTGGCGAGCGTCTGGCCCTCGATCAAGCGACGCAGTTGCTCTTCGAGTGCCAACAACCGGCGACGCAACAACTCCTGACGAAGCTCATCCTGCTCGCCGAGCTGTTGCATCATCTGGTCGAGCGTGTCGAGGCTCTGCATCTGCGAAGAGCCGGCCTGCGACAACTGGTTCTGCTCGAGGCCTTGCTGGGCCTGGCTCATCTGTTGGCCAAGCCCCTGCCGTTGCGCGACCGCCGCCGCCTCGGCCATCGCTTCCGCCGCGGCGCGGTCCTGGTCCGACTCACCCTGCTGCGCCAACGACTCGGCACTGCTCTGCAACCGTTCAACCGCGTCCTGAGCCTGTTCCGCCAGGGCTTCCTGACGCTCGGCCAGTTCCTGCAGCGCCTGCTGCATCTCTTCGGAGAGCTGGTCCATCGGCTGGCCGGCCGTGCGCGGCAAGAGCTCGCGGGTGTCTTGCGCCAGCGCTTCCTGCTCGGCCTTCAGGCGGGCCAACTCGAGCTTGAGCCCCAACGCATCACGGCCCTGGTCCAGCAGCTTCGCCAGGTCTTCGAGGCGTTCGCGTGCCTCGGCCTGCTGCTGGCTCGCTTCGGCTTTCGCTTGCTGGGCGTCGCTGTCACCCGCGTCTTCAGCATCGCCGGACGACTGCGCTTCGGCCGCGTCTTGCAGGTCTTCCTGGGCCTGCTCGCTGGCCTGCTGCGCCTGCTCGGCCAACGCATCGGCCTGGCGGATCAACTCATCGAGCGTCGCATCGTTCAGCCGGTTGAGCCGCAATCGATCCTGCACCCGGCTGAGTTGTTGCCGTTGACTCTCGACCGCCCGCGTCACCCGCGCCTGCTCGGACTGCAGCCGCGCGGGGTTGTCGTCTTCCAGGCGTTTGATGAGTTGTTCCTGCTGCAGCTCGAGCCGCTGCGCTTGCTGGCGAACTCCGGCGAGGTCGGCGCGGACCTGATCGATAAGCGTATTGGGGTCGATGATGTTCAGCCGACGCGGCGTCGCCTGGGCGGTGTCGTGGCGGAAGCCGTTGAGCTCGAAAACGTCTTGCGCGCTGGCGTGAACCGTGACGACGTCGCCGACCCGCAGCGGAAGCGTGGACAGATCAAGCGTGGCCTCGGCGGCGAGTTGCTCGGAGCGGGCGACTTCTTCAGCCAAGGGCAGACGCTTCCCGGGTTGGTTGGGGTCGACCGCGTCTTCGACCTCGACCCGATCGGGGTGCTCGGCGTGCATCGTCAACGCGCGGATGCCCACGTCGTCGCTCGCCTGCGCCGAGACCGGGAGCAAAGCCGTGGCCAACACCGAGGCATCGGCCGAGGGCTCGAGGATGGTGACCGCGGGTTGACGGTCTTCCAGGGCCTCGAATCGGACGAGCCGTTCGGTGGCCTGGGTCAGGCCGTGGGCATCGGTGAGTGTGATCGGGGTCTGGGTGGTTTCGTTGAGGGTGAAGCCGAGCACGACGCTTCGCGGGTCGAGTTGATCAATAACAAGGTCGGGGATCGACACCAGGCCCGGCACCAGCACCTCGGGCTCGAGCGCCTCGGCAGGCAACGGCTTGTTCAAGCCCAGCGTCAGCTGCACCTGCGCCCCGGCCAACATCGTGACGCTGGCGATGCGCTGCGACTGTTCATGAAGGGCAACGGTCTGCGGCGCCGCCAAACCCGCGGCGTAGGCCGGCGGCTCGACCTCGGCGACCACCGACTGCAACGCCGGCCGAGCGACAAGCGTCAACACCTGCGGCTCGGTCAGGTCGTCGCCCGCTTCGAACCACGCCTGCACTTTCGCCGAGGCGGCATCACCCGACGAGACCTGACGGACCAGGTCCGCCGGAGCCCGCCACTGCAGCTTGAACTCGCCGGGGGTCTCGCTGTCGGTTTCTTCCACGTTGGCGCTAATGAGTTGTTCGGTCATGAGCAATCGCTGCGGGGACAGCGCGCCCGTGGGCTGCCCCTGGACGTCAACGGATTGCAGGTTCAACCACACACGCATCCCCGGGCGGAATCCGCGGCCGACGCTGGCGGAAAACTCCACCGGGCTGTCGATCGCCGCTGCCGCAGGCAGCTCGCCGCCGCTGACCTGGGTGCGCTTGGGCCAGGCCGTGTCGCTCCACGGCATCAGCCAACGCGACGCGGCGATCGCGCTGTGCGTCGGCGCCGAAGCCGCCACGATCCCAAATAACGCCACCGCTCCGACCAACCACATCGCACGCTTGCGCGTGGGCTCGAGGTTAACGATCTGGCCCACGCGCACCCCGGCGAGTTCTTGTTCGGCTTTGGCCACGGTCGCCTGCGCCATCGCCGCGGTCGATGCCGGCGACGCGTAACGCTCGGGCGCCAGACCAAACTCCAGCGAGCTGGTCAGCAAGCCGGAAAGGTGCGGCACCATCGCCTCGACCCGCAACGCCAACGCGCTCAGACTCGGCCCGAACCGCCACGCCGCCGTCAGACGCCTTACCAGCCAGCTCAGTCCCAGCGCCAACAACACCAGCCCGATCACGCCCCGCATCCAACCCGGCAGCCGCAACCCGAAGTCCACCACCCCCAACACAATCAACACCGGCAGCACCACCGCCACCGCCTGCGCCAGCCGCTGCAACACCAGCAACACCCGACCCCGCCGGCGCACCTGTTCGAGTTGTCTAGCGATGTGTTGCATGGGTGTTGGGGATTTGGGAATTAGGTGTTAGGGACTTAGGGACTTGGGTTCATGTTCTAACGTTCATAGTGAATTCGACTTGGGTAACGCAGGGCTTGCTTTTCATACTTCGACGTCGGAGCCTAAGTCCCTAGGTCCCAAACACCCAAATCCCTACTACACCAACCTCACCAGCTTCCGACCGATCCATTCTAGGGTGATGAGCACCACCACCAAGACCAAAGCCAGGGCCGAGTTCCAGATGGGCTCGGCCACATCGTTGGCGGTTTTCCGTGCCAAATTCCGCACCACGCCGGGCTCGGCGAGCTGACTCAATTCGTTGAGCG
Protein-coding regions in this window:
- the ppk1 gene encoding polyphosphate kinase 1 yields the protein MSDTSTPDTKPAHAATLPIDAPPAEGEFLNRESSWLEFNRRVLHEALDERTPLLERVGFLAIFNSNLDEYYQKRVGGLKRQIEAGLMTRTVDGLSPEQQIEMIRELVIPMLDVQAQCFTEVVKPALKAKGIHLLAWEELSDAEREEANEYFMTNLFPVVTPLSVDPGHPFPFISNLSTSLGVMLQHPVVEKNDPMMSPIQTPSVDGEAELEDNAGRMQFARVKVPQVLPSWVKLAGDDGQDKFISTEQVIRHNLDKLFDGMIIKHVEPFRITRNADVERDEEDAEDLLELIEQELRDRRFADAVRLETDDAPFHPMNHFLMQELGLQQDDVYQMPAELDFNDLWEIHGSVNRPDLKYEPWTPMVPTRLADVDSNIFSVIRNGDILVHHPYESFSASVERFIRRAATDPDVIAIKLTLYRTAKDSPFIPDLIKAAEAGKQVVVLVELKARFDEERNVQLAQRLEKAGIHVVYGVVGYKTHTKTSLVVRKEKDGLRTYAHIGTGNYNSKTANLYTDLGLFTCDPRITGDLVEVFHLLTGRSLKRDFNHLLIAPTNMRKRFVEMIDREIAHAQAWKQAGSHEDDRPLIVAKMNSLEDRRMCRKLYEASNAGVKIQLIVRGFCTLRPGVPGLSENITVQSVIGRFLEHSRIYHYRNGQGVTSYDPTQVTAKTSGSEETGRGGNAEYYIGSADWMYRNLNNRVECITPVYDPALQAKLKTIVDTMLADHRQTWDMDAEGNYTQRTPPKITEKNAATPAVVGTHQHLMDLTRLELADG
- a CDS encoding PEP-CTERM sorting domain-containing protein; the encoded protein is MATSSGVTIDLVYEFDGNSPGGTTSFGTVMLVQNGGLVDVTITANTANLSGGDIHEFYFNLPDTINANDLVLSNSGGTSDRPIGTFTLLGPNPSIAGGGGASFDTGVSFGNGGGPPGNGILTAATFSLTVAGGLLVGDLVPELSTPNNTPPVHLAVHFQDTDIFGADSETVGGMVPEPSSVALLALGLGGLAVRSHRDRTAG
- a CDS encoding prenyltransferase/squalene oxidase repeat-containing protein; translation: MSAKAKRGIRGWLLCLLLITVHCALITPTPASADVGRGTEEINFVEITPELRKSIDQGLAFLATRQANDGSFGQDRYGKHVGITAIAGLAFMADGHLPNRGAYGPNVEAALNFVLSSATESGLIAADTSHGPMYGHGYATLFLGEIYGMTGDARVREVLLKAVRLIVDTQNHEGGWRYHPQPFDADISVTITQVMALRSARNAGLSVPKETIDRAITYVRQCQNPADGGFRYMLTAGGSAYPRSAAGVASLQYAGIYEDDAVTDGLQYLVRASRGLGAQGGGHYFYGHYYAAQAMFLAGGGYWSEWFPRMREELIDRQQNSGAWSSNHGETYGTGMSLLILQIPNRLLPIYQR